Proteins from a single region of Primulina tabacum isolate GXHZ01 chromosome 5, ASM2559414v2, whole genome shotgun sequence:
- the LOC142546187 gene encoding class V chitinase-like, with amino-acid sequence MAYSMKIFLIFSVLSLFQLRFCAGQNAVNGVYWFPDSGFAASNIDSSLFTHIFCAFADLDPQTKQVTISSANNASFYQFTRTVQLKNPSVKTLLSIGGGSANRTVFSQMASQSSSRKSVIDSSIRLARSYGFFGLDLDWEYPQTSSDMTNLGTLLTEWRTAVTTEAQSSGKPALLLTAAFYYAASLNGLNYPVNSINQNLDWVNAMAYDFYDPSWYRYTNSHSMLYDSTSQVSGSYGINSWIQAGLSAKKLALGIPFYGYAWRLANANNHGMLAPSTGPAGPDSGAMGYNQIRNFISQNSGTVVVYNSTIVTNYCYSGTTWIGYDDTQSVAAKVSYAKQKGLLGYFAWHVGVDSNWALSKQAKQSWGA; translated from the exons ATGGCTTACTCAATGAAGATCTTCCTTATTTTCTCCGTCCTTTCTCTCTTTCAACTGCGATTTTGTGCGGGACAAAATGCAGTGAATGGTGTGTACTGGTTCCCAGACAGTGGATTCGCAGCCTCAAACATCGACTCGTCTCTTTTCACGCACATATTCTGCGCATTTGCGGATCTTGATCCTCAAACCAAACAAGTCACCATTTCTTCCGCAAATAATGCCTCCTTCTACCAGTTCACAAGAACTGTCCAACTCAAAAACCCTTCAGTCAAAACCCTTTTGTCCATTGGTGGTGGCAGTGCTAACAGAACTGTCTTCTCTCAGATGGCTAGCCAGTCATCCTCGAGAAAATCTGTCATCGATTCTTCGATAAGATTAGCCAGATCCTATGGATTTTTCGGGCTTGATCTCGATTGGGAGTACCCGCAAACATCTTCGGACATGACTAATTTAGGTACCCTTTTAACAGAATGGCGCACCGCTGTCACAACCGAGGCCCAGAGCTCCGGGAAGCCAGCCCTTTTGTTAACGGCAGCGTTTTACTACGCCGCAAGTTTGAACGGACTGAACTACCCCGTGAATTCCATAAACCAGAATCTTGATTGGGTCAACGCTATGGCGTATGACTTTTACGATCCTTCGTGGTATAGATACACAAATTCACATTCTATGCTGTATGATTCAACCAGCCAAGTTAGTGGAAGCTATGGAATCAATTCTTGGATTCAGGCAGGTTTAAGTGCCAAGAAACTGGCACTTGGGATACCGTTTTACGGGTATGCTTGGCGTTTGGCCAATGCCAATAATCATGGCATGTTGGCACCATCAACTGGACCTGCCGGACCAGATAGCGGTGCGATGGGCTACAATCAAATCAGGAATTTCATCTCGCAGAATAGTGGCACGGTGGTTGTCTACAATTCCACCATTGTGACGAATTACTGCTACTCGGGGACGACGTGGATCGGTTACGATGACACTCAGTCGGTTGCTGCTAAAGTTTCGTATGCCAAGCAGAAAGGGTTGCTTGGTTACTTTGCATGGCATGTGGGAGTTGATAGCAACTGGGCTCTATCTAAACAAG CTAAACAATCATGGGGAGCATGA